The following are encoded together in the Mycolicibacterium arabiense genome:
- a CDS encoding nitroreductase family protein, whose amino-acid sequence MTARPADRTARTRVPIHRELADRWSPRAFDADATVSTVEVTALLEAARWSATWGHRQPVRFVVGLRGDDTFGALAATLKRGNSYAHAAGLLILVCADEGDDEKTALYAAVDAGAAIANLTAEAVSRGLVAHPMAGFDADAASAAFAVPAGVRPLAVVAVGSLGDYATAEPKVVERDSQPRERLSLEQIAFSGTWGSAVVL is encoded by the coding sequence GTGACTGCGCGCCCCGCCGACCGGACTGCCCGGACGCGGGTGCCGATCCACCGGGAACTCGCCGACCGCTGGAGCCCGCGGGCCTTCGACGCCGACGCGACCGTGTCCACGGTCGAGGTGACCGCGCTGCTCGAGGCTGCCCGTTGGTCGGCGACGTGGGGCCACCGGCAGCCGGTCCGCTTCGTGGTGGGGCTGCGCGGCGACGACACGTTCGGCGCCTTGGCAGCGACGCTCAAGCGCGGGAACTCCTACGCCCACGCCGCGGGCCTGCTGATCCTGGTCTGCGCCGACGAGGGCGACGACGAGAAGACCGCGCTGTACGCCGCGGTCGACGCCGGGGCGGCGATCGCCAACCTCACCGCCGAGGCCGTGTCCCGCGGGTTGGTCGCACACCCGATGGCCGGCTTCGACGCCGACGCGGCAAGCGCGGCCTTCGCAGTACCCGCCGGAGTCCGCCCGCTCGCGGTCGTCGCGGTTGGCTCGCTGGGCGACTACGCGACGGCTGAGCCCAAGGTCGTCGAGCGGGACTCGCAACCGCGCGAACGGCTATCTCTCGAGCAGATCGCCTTCTCGGGCACGTGGGGCAGCGCGGTCGTCCTGTGA